From one Nothobranchius furzeri strain GRZ-AD chromosome 2, NfurGRZ-RIMD1, whole genome shotgun sequence genomic stretch:
- the LOC139062020 gene encoding mucin-2-like encodes MIDKTTTAVVPQTTTAAPTTTTPAKQTTEATTTPTAAPTTAMAAPHTTTAAPTTMTYATTTAVDTITTAVVPTTTTAAPTTTTPTQQTTELPQLQQWQLHLLPELLQQPRLIQLQPRSPNKIHRCSSNNHSCCECNHSFCNNNHDSFNHNNSSFNNNCPNYNRSCINYYNSNSKNNCSCFDNNHTCPNCNHDCPKCNHSCPTNIQGCFKNNQICPSVNLSCYNNNHGISNYNHKYPNTNHNCPNYSIAVVPTTTTAATTTTTPTQQTTEATTTPTAASTTAMAAPHTTTAAPTTMTYATTTAVDTTTTAVVPTTTTAAPTTTTPTQQTTEATTTPTAAPTTAMTAPTTTTAAPTTMIDKTITTCSRNNHSCCECNHSFCNNNSSFNNNCPNYNCSCINYYNSYSKNNYSCFNNNHTCPNCNHNCPNCNHKATTTPTAAPTTMIDKTTTAVVPKTTTAAPTTTTPAQQTTEATTTPTAAPTTAMTAPPTTAAAPTTMIDKTITMLVPTTTKAAPTTSTGAPATTTAAASATTASATTTMTALTTTTAASTTTAPTTTAAASTTTTAVQKTTTAASTTTTHAPTSTTIAPTATTVAPTTSKGASETTTFVPRCINYYNSNSKNNYSCFNNNHTCPNCNHNCPKCNHSCPNNIQGCFKNNHICPSVNLSCYNNNHGISNYNHNSPNKIHRCSSNNHSCCEYNHSFCNNNHDSFNHNNSSFNNNCPNYNRSCINYYNSNSKNNCSCFNNNHTCPNCNHNCPNCNHSCPTNIQGCFKNNQICPSVNLSCYNNNHGISNYNHKYPNTNHNCPNYSIAAPTTMIDKTTTAVAPQTTTAAPTTTTPAQQTTEATTTPTAAPTTAMAAPHTTTAAPTTMTYATTTAVDTTTTAVVPTTTTAAPTTTTPTQQTTEATTTPTAAPTTAMTAPTTTTAAPTTMIDKTITTLGASKTTTFVPLSTSPATTTTTASPITITSTPIQTTAAPTTAMAAPHTTTAAPTTMTDTTTTVVDTTTTAVFPTTTTAAPTTTTPTQQTEATTTPTAAPTTMIDKTTTVVVPKTTTAAPTTTTPAQQTTEATTTPTAAPTTAMTAPPTTAAAPTTMIDKTITICPNNIQGCFKNNHICPSVNLSCYNNNHGISNYNHKYPNTNHSSPNNNHTYPTNNRSYNHTHSSPYNHDLCNYNRAAPTTTTPTQQTETATTPTAAPTTMIDKTTTAVVPKTTTAASTTTTPAQQTTEATTTPTAAPTTAMTAPPTTAADPTSMIDKTITMLVPTTTTAAPTTSTGAPATTTVAASATTASATTTMTDLTTTTAASTTTAPTTTAAASTTTIAIQKTTTAASTTITHAPTATTIAPTATTVAPTTSKGASKTTTFVPRSTLAATTTTASPITITSSPIQTTAFPTTAMAAPHPTTAAPTTMTDTNTTAVVPTTTTAAPTTTTPTQQTTEATTTPTAAPTTMIDKTTTVVVPKTTTAATTTTTTPAQQTTEATTTPTAAPTTAMTAPPTTAAAPTTMIDKTITIGCSKNYHSSPNNNYTCPTNNRSYNHTHSSPNNSNDSSTYYRSCSNNHD; translated from the exons atgattgataaaactaCAACAGCGGTTGTTCCACaaactaccacagcagccccaacaacaactacaCCTGCCAAACAAactacagaagctacaaccacacccacagcagccccaacaacagcaatggcagctccacatactaccacagctgctccaacaaccatgaCTTATGCAACTACAACCGCGGTTGATACAATTACAACCGCGGttgttccaacaactaccacagcagccccaacaacaaccacacctacccaacaaacaacagaa ctgccccaactacaGCAATGGCAGCTCCACTTACTACCagagctgctccaacaaccacgactgatacaactacaaccgcg cagccccaacaaaatCCACAGGTGCTCCAGCAACAACCACAGTTGCTGCGAGTGCAACCACAGCTTCTGCAACAACAACCATGACAGCTTTAACCACAACAACAGCAGCTTCAACAACAACTGCCCCAACTACAACCGCAGCTGCATCAACTACTACAACAGCAATTCTAAAAACAACTGCAGCTGCTTCGACAACAACCACACATGCCCCAACTGCAACCACGATTGCCCCAAATGCAACCACAGTTGCCCCACCAACATTCAAGGGTGCTTCAAAAACAACCAAATTTGTCCCTCGGTCAACCTCAGCTGCTACAACAACAACCACGGCATCTCCAATTACAATCACAAGTACCCCAACACAAACCACAACTGCCCCAACTACAGCATTG CGGttgttccaacaactaccacagcagccacaacaacaaccacacctacccaacaaaccacagaagctacaaccacacccacagcagcctcaacaacagcaatggcagctccacatactaccacagctgctccaacaaccatgaCTTATGCAACTACAACCGCGGTTGATACAACTACAACCGCGGttgttccaacaactaccacagcagccccaacaacaaccacacctacccaacaaacaacagaagctacaaccacacccacagcagccccaacaacagcaATGACAGCTCCAACtactaccacagctgctccaacaaccatgattgataaaactataaccac GTGCTCCAGAAACAACCACAGTTGCTGCGAGTGCAACCACAGCTTctgcaacaacaacagcagcttcaACAACAACTGCCCCAACTACAACTGCAGCTGCATCAACTACTACAACAGTTATTCAAAAAACAactacagctgcttcaacaacaatcacacatgccccaactgcaaccacaattgccccaactgcaaccaca aagctacaaccacacccacagcagccccaacaaccatgattgataaaactaCAACAGCGGTGGTTCCAAAAACTACCAccgcagccccaacaacaactacacctgcccaacaaacaacagaagctacaaccacaccaacagcagccccaacaacagcaATGACAGCTCCACCTACTAccgcagctgctccaacaaccatgattgataaaactataaccatgcttgttccaacaactaccaaggcagccccaacaacatccaCAGGTGCTCCAGCAACAACTACAGCTGCTGCGAGTGCAACCACAGCTTCTGCAACAACAACCATGACAGCTTTAACCACAACAACAGCAGCTTCAACAACAACTGCCCCAACTACAACCGCAGCTGCATCAACTACTACAACAGCAGTTCAAAAAACAactacagctgcttcaacaacaaccacacatgCCCCAACTTCAACCACAATTGCCCCAACTGCAACCACAGTTGCCCCAACAACATCCAAGGGTGCTTCAGAAACAACCACATTTGTCCCTCG ctgcatcaactactacaacagcaattcaaaaaacaactacagctgcttcaacaacaatcaCACATGCCCCAACTGCAACCACAATTGCCCCAAATGCAACCACAGTTGCCCCAACAACATCCAAGGGTGCTTCAAAAACAACCACATTTGTCCCTCGGTCAACCTCAGCTGCTACAACAACAACCACGGCATCTCCAATTACAATCACAA cagccccaacaaaatCCACAGGTGCTCCAGCAACAACCACAGTTGCTGCGAGTACAACCACAGCTTCTGCAACAACAACCATGACAGCTTTAACCACAACAACAGCAGCTTCAACAACAACTGCCCCAACTACAACCGCAGCTGCATCAACTACTACAACAGCAATTCTAAAAACAActgcagctgcttcaacaacaaccacacatgCCCCAACTGCAACCACAATTGCCCCAACTGCAACCACAGTTGCCCCACCAACATTCAAGGGTGCTTCAAAAACAACCAAATTTGTCCCTCGGTCAACCTCAGCTGCTACAACAACAACCACGGCATCTCCAATTACAATCACAAGTACCCCAACACAAACCACAACTGCCCCAACTACAGCATTG cagccccaacaaccatgattgataaaactaCAACAGCGGTTGCTCCACaaactaccacagcagccccaacaacaactacaCCTGCCCAACAAactacagaagctacaaccacacccacagcagccccaacaacagcaatggcagctccacatactaccacagctgctccaacaaccatgaCTTATGCAACTACAACCGCGGTTGATACAACTACAACCGCGGttgttccaacaactaccacagcagccccaacaacaaccacacctacccaacaaacaacagaagctacaaccacacccacagcagccccaacaacagcaATGACAGCTCCAACtactaccacagctgctccaacaaccatgattgataaaactataaccacgctt GGTGCTTCAAAAACAACCACATTTGTCCCTCTGTCAACCTCACCTGCTACAACAACAACCACGGCATCTCCAATTACAATCACAAGTACCCCAATacaaaccacagctgccccaactacagcaatggcagctccacatacaaccacagctgctccaacaaccatgaCTGATACGACTACAACCGTGGTTGATACAACTACAACCGCGGTTTttccaacaactaccacagcagccccaacaacaaccacacctacccaacaaacagaagctacaaccacacccacagcagccccaacaaccatgattgataaaactaCAACAGTGGTTGTTCCAAAAACTACCAccgcagccccaacaacaactacacctgcccaacaaacaacagaagctacaaccacacccacagcagccccaacaacagcaATGACAGCTCCACCTACTAccgcagctgctccaacaaccatgattgataaaactataaccat TTGCCCCAACAACATCCAAGGGTGCTTCAAAAACAACCACATTTGTCCCTCGGTCAACCTCAGCTGCTACAACAACAACCACGGCATCTCCAATTACAATCACAAGTACCCCAACACaaaccacagcagccccaacaacaaccacacctacccaacaaacaacagaagctacaaccacacccacagcagcccctacaaccatgacTTATGCAACTACAACCGCG cagctccaacaacaaccacacctaCCCAACAAACAGAAACTGcaaccacacccacagcagccccaacaaccatgattgataaaactaCAACAGCGGTTGTTCCAAAAACTACCACCGCAGCCTCAACAACAACTACACCTGcccaacaaacaacagaagctacaaccacacccacagcagccccaacaacagcaATGACAGCTCCACCTACTACCGCAGCTGATCCAACAAGCATGATTGATAAAACTATAACCATGCttgttccaacaactaccacagcagccccaacaacatccaCAGGTGCTCCAGCAACAACCACAGTTGCTGCGAGTGCAACCACAGCTTCTGCAACAACAACCATGACAGATTTAACCACAACAACAGCAGCTTCAACAACAACTGCCCCAACTACAACCGCAGCTGCATCAACTACTACAATAGCAATTCAAAAAACAactacagctgcttcaacaacaatcaCACATGCCCCAACTGCAACCACAATTGCCCCAACTGCAACCACAGTTGCCCCAACAACATCCAAGGGTGCTTCAAAAACAACCACATTTGTCCCTCGGTCAACCCTAGCTGCTACAACAACCACGGCATCTCCAATTACAATTACAAGTAGCCCAATACAAACCACAGCTTTCCCAACTACAGCAATGGCAGCTCCACATcctaccacagctgctccaacaaccatgaCTGATAC